In Asanoa sp. WMMD1127, one genomic interval encodes:
- a CDS encoding BTAD domain-containing putative transcriptional regulator has product MTVELVLLSRVAFRGQEITGSGPRGLLALLAAEPRAGASTARLVDGLWRENLPEHPTKALQLLVSRLRARLGPDVIVSTPTGYRLALAPDQIDASAVALHAQASDRSARAGDHAEALRQAEAGLALSDGATGWAASADDDPLSALRAATAPTVHALARDRALALSRLGRPTEAIEPLRQLAGGHPRDEEVLAELLRCEAAVLGPAAALGRYDAYRRELRDELGSDPGPALREVHRDLLAVDAPAVRRGVAEEPNTMLGRDKDVAAVADLLRTSRVVSILGPGGLGKTRLANAVARQAEQPRVQVVGLAGVTADDDVAGEVASALGVRPAGLTPGAPNLLAVVVEALGPGPALLVLDNCEHVVRGAADLVGALVSASRDIRVLTTTRAPLRLSAESVYPLPELDLPTMVELFGQRARATRPDADVPPALVNELCGRLDGLPLAVELAAARVRVMSVAEIARRLDDRFALLRGGSRDAPGRHRTLHEVIDWSWHLLDPAAQAAMRTLSVFPGGFTADAARHVLGDDAVLEQLVDQSLVRLSEGASGARFRMLETVREFSVARREEAGETEQAIARFLGWARTAGARWADTDLGFPDVEAVRAEQDNLVQALRYGLERADGGAVVATAALLGGLWLTESNLGRLATLARDTGWLLSHFRAGPDLVEAARTAAVLGALFGFVMPDLSPLRFLLTLHRLPPAPPDDPVRALDLALRVRDTAALEELAADPRPLVAAMANYVLSYRWEQVNDPERALVAARRMLAGLAGDDQPLMRALAHSRVGELCLYVEPGEAAYHHLDAALSIAERLGWSTMRRGRWALIQANLLRGAYDEAERGLAEASYGTGDDPIDAARFALCARAQIQLGRGDVEGGLRLWRQAVGPLGAAAPVGTEFGLWPYEVEAVTVLVHARHGRLDEVSDVVAALPAMLGALLPTATPMMFPVCGSVLLALGVAESGPRAARLIALAERFGVLRGLQPDLTPERISELGRAADGPAYDDAVSSYAGLDLDGLRAAALDQVTGSRRNSSRAQP; this is encoded by the coding sequence GTGACCGTCGAGCTGGTCCTGCTGTCGCGGGTGGCCTTCCGCGGCCAGGAGATCACCGGCTCCGGACCGCGGGGCCTGCTGGCCCTCCTGGCCGCCGAGCCGCGCGCCGGCGCCAGCACCGCCCGGCTGGTCGACGGGCTCTGGCGGGAGAACCTGCCGGAACACCCCACGAAGGCCCTGCAACTGCTGGTGTCGCGGTTGCGGGCCCGGCTGGGCCCCGACGTGATCGTCTCCACACCGACCGGCTACCGGCTCGCATTGGCTCCGGACCAGATCGACGCGTCGGCGGTGGCCCTGCACGCCCAGGCGAGCGACCGGTCGGCCCGGGCCGGCGACCACGCGGAGGCGCTGCGCCAGGCCGAGGCCGGTCTCGCGCTGTCTGACGGCGCCACCGGTTGGGCCGCCTCCGCCGACGACGACCCGCTGTCGGCGTTGCGGGCCGCGACGGCGCCCACCGTCCACGCGCTGGCCCGGGACCGTGCGCTGGCCCTGTCGCGGCTGGGCCGCCCCACGGAGGCGATCGAGCCACTCCGCCAGCTGGCCGGCGGGCACCCGCGCGACGAGGAGGTCCTGGCGGAGCTGCTGCGCTGCGAAGCGGCCGTGCTCGGCCCCGCCGCGGCGCTGGGCCGCTACGACGCCTACCGTCGCGAGCTGCGCGACGAGCTGGGCAGCGACCCCGGCCCCGCGCTGCGGGAGGTCCACCGCGACCTGCTGGCGGTCGACGCGCCGGCGGTCCGCCGCGGGGTCGCGGAAGAGCCCAACACGATGCTCGGCCGCGACAAGGACGTCGCCGCGGTGGCCGACCTGCTGCGCACCTCCCGCGTCGTGTCGATCCTCGGACCGGGCGGCCTGGGCAAGACCCGGCTCGCCAACGCGGTCGCCCGCCAGGCCGAGCAACCACGGGTGCAGGTCGTCGGCCTGGCCGGCGTCACCGCCGACGACGACGTGGCCGGCGAGGTGGCCTCCGCCCTCGGCGTCCGGCCGGCGGGCCTGACGCCTGGTGCGCCGAACCTGCTCGCGGTGGTCGTCGAGGCGCTCGGTCCCGGCCCCGCCCTGCTGGTGCTGGACAACTGCGAACACGTGGTGCGGGGCGCCGCCGACCTCGTCGGCGCCCTGGTGTCGGCGAGCCGCGACATCCGTGTGCTCACCACGACCCGGGCCCCGCTGCGGCTGAGCGCGGAGTCGGTCTACCCGCTGCCGGAGCTCGACCTGCCGACGATGGTCGAGCTGTTCGGCCAGCGGGCCCGGGCGACCCGACCCGACGCCGACGTGCCGCCCGCGCTGGTGAACGAGCTGTGCGGCCGCCTCGACGGACTGCCGCTCGCCGTGGAGCTGGCGGCGGCGCGCGTACGCGTGATGTCCGTCGCCGAGATCGCCCGGCGGCTCGACGACCGGTTCGCCCTGTTGCGCGGCGGCAGCCGGGACGCCCCGGGCCGGCATCGCACGCTGCACGAGGTCATCGACTGGAGCTGGCACCTGCTGGATCCGGCCGCCCAGGCGGCGATGCGCACCCTGTCCGTCTTCCCCGGCGGCTTCACCGCCGACGCCGCCCGGCACGTCCTCGGCGACGACGCGGTCCTGGAGCAGCTCGTCGACCAGTCCCTGGTGCGGCTGAGCGAGGGCGCGTCAGGCGCCCGCTTCCGGATGCTGGAGACGGTGCGGGAGTTCAGCGTCGCCCGCCGGGAGGAGGCCGGCGAGACCGAGCAGGCGATCGCGCGCTTCCTCGGCTGGGCCCGCACGGCCGGCGCCCGCTGGGCCGACACCGACCTCGGTTTCCCGGACGTCGAGGCGGTCCGGGCCGAGCAGGACAACCTGGTGCAGGCACTGCGCTATGGGCTCGAGCGGGCGGACGGCGGGGCGGTCGTGGCCACGGCGGCCCTGCTCGGCGGCCTGTGGCTGACCGAGTCGAACCTCGGTCGCCTCGCGACGCTGGCCCGTGACACGGGGTGGCTTCTGTCGCACTTCCGGGCGGGCCCCGACCTGGTCGAGGCGGCCCGGACGGCGGCGGTGCTCGGCGCGCTGTTCGGCTTCGTCATGCCGGACCTCAGCCCGCTGCGGTTCCTGCTCACCCTCCACCGGCTGCCGCCGGCGCCGCCGGACGACCCGGTCCGTGCTCTGGACCTGGCGCTGCGGGTCCGCGACACGGCCGCGCTGGAGGAGCTGGCCGCCGACCCCCGGCCGCTGGTGGCGGCCATGGCCAACTACGTCCTCAGCTACCGGTGGGAGCAGGTCAACGACCCGGAGCGGGCGCTGGTCGCGGCCCGGCGGATGCTGGCCGGCCTGGCCGGCGACGACCAGCCCCTGATGCGCGCGCTGGCCCACAGCCGGGTCGGCGAGCTGTGCCTCTACGTCGAGCCGGGGGAGGCGGCGTACCACCACCTCGACGCCGCCCTGTCGATCGCCGAGCGGCTCGGCTGGTCGACGATGAGGCGGGGCCGGTGGGCGCTGATCCAGGCCAACCTGCTGCGCGGCGCGTACGACGAGGCCGAACGCGGACTGGCCGAAGCGTCGTACGGCACGGGCGACGACCCGATCGACGCGGCCCGGTTCGCGCTGTGCGCCCGCGCTCAGATCCAGCTCGGCCGCGGTGACGTCGAGGGCGGCCTGCGGCTGTGGCGGCAGGCCGTCGGACCCCTCGGCGCCGCGGCGCCCGTCGGCACCGAGTTCGGCCTGTGGCCCTATGAGGTCGAAGCCGTCACGGTGCTCGTGCATGCCCGCCACGGCCGGCTCGACGAGGTCAGCGACGTCGTGGCGGCGCTGCCGGCCATGCTGGGCGCGCTGCTGCCGACGGCGACGCCGATGATGTTCCCCGTCTGCGGGTCGGTCCTGCTCGCCCTCGGCGTGGCCGAATCCGGCCCGCGGGCGGCCCGGCTGATCGCGCTCGCGGAGCGCTTCGGCGTGCTCCGCGGTCTCCAGCCGGACCTGACCCCCGAGCGGATCAGCGAACTCGGCCGCGCGGCCGACGGGCCGGCGTACGACGACGCGGTGTCGTCGTACGCCGGCCTCGACCTGGATGGCCTGCGGGCCGCCGCCCTGGATCAGGTCACCGGGTCCCGGCGGAACAGCAGCCGCGCCCAGCCGTAG